A single region of the Streptomyces sp. NBC_00236 genome encodes:
- a CDS encoding AMP-dependent synthetase/ligase produces MTSAPRTTGDLPDDPADRTLPQLLARNAHEYPQLPGLSWQSAEADDGWSTLTWSEIHERTRRLAAGYLALGVGRGDRVLLLMSNRPEHWLSDLALVRLGAVPVSVYGTAAPEQITHIARNCRARVAVVEGAAQVPVWEALLADPDTPLERLVVAEPGEEGSHFPYAALLPESVPDELSGQLDDARPEDTLTVVYTSGTSGEPKGVVLTHRQVMANALALDAVVELPPHVEHICYLPFAHIAERMLGIYLPCHRASHVYLCADPTGVAAVVRKVRPAQFFGVPRIWEKLSATVRGILSLMPAEQRAVIDQAFEIAREHVGYREQGKTPPAELEERYARVREDVLLPMLAAGGLDRVTWSASASAPMSVDVVKFWAGFGIVIMDAWGLTETTGVATSNSPRAGFRLGSVGRPVDSVEVRLAEDGEILVRGSSVFSGYLQADGSVLSPVDADGWLATGDIGRMDEDGYLWLTDRKKEMIITSTGKNVSPALVENALKEHPLIGQAMVHGDNRSYLVALLVLDAEAAPAWAAANGVDTTGGPAGLAEHPAVRAEVERAVAAANSRLNRTEQIKRYEVLSQEWGPATGELTPSLKMRRRVIRDKYADELTGLYED; encoded by the coding sequence ATGACATCAGCGCCCCGCACCACCGGCGACCTGCCCGACGACCCTGCCGACCGGACCCTGCCGCAACTCCTGGCTCGTAACGCACATGAGTACCCCCAACTCCCCGGCCTCTCCTGGCAGTCGGCAGAGGCGGACGACGGCTGGTCGACACTCACCTGGTCGGAGATCCACGAGCGGACCCGGAGGCTCGCCGCCGGCTACCTGGCCCTCGGTGTGGGCCGGGGGGACCGCGTGCTGCTGTTGATGTCCAACCGGCCCGAGCACTGGCTGTCCGACCTGGCTCTGGTCCGGCTCGGCGCGGTCCCGGTGAGCGTCTACGGCACCGCGGCCCCCGAGCAGATCACCCACATCGCCCGCAACTGCCGGGCCCGCGTCGCCGTGGTGGAGGGAGCGGCCCAGGTGCCGGTGTGGGAGGCGCTGCTGGCCGACCCCGACACCCCGCTGGAGCGCCTGGTGGTGGCCGAACCAGGCGAGGAGGGCAGCCACTTCCCGTACGCCGCACTGCTCCCCGAGTCGGTGCCGGACGAACTGTCCGGGCAACTGGACGATGCCCGCCCCGAGGACACGCTGACCGTCGTCTACACCTCCGGCACCAGCGGCGAACCCAAGGGCGTCGTCCTGACCCACCGGCAGGTGATGGCCAACGCCCTGGCGCTGGATGCCGTGGTGGAACTGCCCCCGCACGTCGAGCACATCTGCTACCTGCCCTTCGCGCACATCGCGGAGCGGATGCTGGGCATCTATCTGCCCTGCCACCGGGCCTCGCACGTCTACCTCTGCGCGGACCCGACGGGCGTCGCAGCGGTCGTGCGCAAGGTGCGCCCCGCACAGTTCTTCGGGGTGCCGAGGATCTGGGAGAAGCTGTCGGCCACCGTGCGGGGCATCCTCTCCCTGATGCCGGCCGAGCAGAGGGCGGTCATCGACCAGGCCTTCGAGATCGCCCGGGAGCACGTCGGGTACCGCGAGCAGGGCAAGACGCCGCCCGCCGAACTCGAAGAGCGCTACGCGCGTGTCCGTGAGGACGTGCTGTTGCCCATGCTGGCCGCGGGCGGTCTGGACCGGGTGACCTGGTCGGCCAGCGCCTCCGCGCCGATGTCGGTCGACGTGGTGAAGTTCTGGGCCGGCTTCGGCATCGTCATCATGGACGCCTGGGGGCTGACGGAGACCACGGGCGTGGCCACCAGCAACAGCCCGCGGGCCGGATTCCGGCTCGGTTCGGTGGGGCGCCCGGTGGACTCCGTGGAGGTCCGCCTCGCCGAGGACGGCGAGATCCTGGTGCGGGGCTCGTCCGTCTTCTCCGGCTACCTCCAGGCGGACGGCTCGGTGCTGTCCCCCGTGGACGCCGACGGCTGGCTGGCCACCGGCGACATCGGCCGGATGGACGAGGACGGCTACCTCTGGCTCACCGACCGGAAGAAGGAGATGATCATTACCTCCACCGGCAAGAACGTCTCGCCGGCCCTGGTGGAGAACGCGCTCAAGGAACACCCGCTGATCGGCCAGGCGATGGTGCACGGCGACAACCGCTCCTACCTGGTCGCCCTGCTGGTGCTCGACGCGGAGGCCGCCCCCGCCTGGGCCGCGGCCAACGGCGTCGACACGACGGGGGGACCGGCCGGGCTGGCGGAGCACCCCGCCGTCCGGGCAGAGGTGGAGCGGGCGGTCGCCGCGGCCAACTCCCGGCTCAACCGCACCGAGCAGATCAAACGGTACGAGGTGCTGTCGCAGGAGTGGGGCCCGGCGACCGGCGAGCTGACGCCGTCGCTGAAGATGCGGCGCCGGGTCATCCGGGACAAGTACGCCGACGAACTGACCGGGCTCTACGAGGACTGA
- a CDS encoding acyl-CoA dehydrogenase family protein, translated as MGSRLTEEQADFVAAVRDFAKRECGTREQRDALTSHGREAHNPELYGRLAELGWLGVCLPEEYGGSGGGLADSCLFLEETSYGMVPAGGFITTVIAAKAYEKFGTEQQRQEVLTGAVSGEVLAIAMSEPGAGSDVGALRCQARQEADGTWVIDGQKTWISNAHCAKHILLVARTGEDKHGGLTMFHLPAGTAGVEVRRIDTMGGREVNDVFLTGVRLPAAAVVGQVDNGWRQLMAGLNHERLFLAANMLGLARRAFDDAVTYVREREQFGRPVGSFQALRHRIADLATELECTRLLVREVALDCDAQPDKLFPREASMAKLKATEIAKRAALEGMQMMGGYGYTTEFDMERHLRAAVVSTVYGGTSEIQRDVIGKSYGL; from the coding sequence AGATTTCGCCAAGCGGGAGTGCGGCACCAGGGAGCAGCGGGACGCGCTGACCTCGCACGGCCGTGAAGCCCACAACCCCGAGCTGTACGGCAGGCTCGCCGAGCTGGGCTGGCTCGGGGTGTGTCTGCCCGAGGAGTACGGAGGATCCGGCGGCGGGCTGGCCGACTCCTGCCTCTTCCTGGAGGAGACCTCGTACGGGATGGTCCCGGCCGGGGGTTTCATCACCACCGTCATCGCCGCGAAGGCGTACGAGAAGTTCGGCACCGAGCAGCAGCGGCAGGAGGTGCTGACCGGCGCCGTGAGCGGTGAGGTGCTGGCCATCGCCATGTCGGAGCCGGGGGCCGGGTCCGACGTCGGCGCGCTGCGCTGCCAGGCCCGGCAGGAGGCGGACGGCACGTGGGTGATCGACGGCCAGAAGACCTGGATCTCCAACGCGCACTGCGCGAAGCACATCCTGCTGGTGGCCCGCACCGGCGAGGACAAGCACGGCGGCCTGACCATGTTCCATCTGCCGGCCGGCACCGCGGGAGTGGAGGTGCGGCGCATCGACACCATGGGCGGCCGGGAGGTCAACGACGTCTTCCTCACCGGCGTGCGGCTGCCCGCCGCCGCGGTCGTCGGCCAGGTGGACAACGGCTGGCGGCAGTTGATGGCCGGGCTGAACCACGAGCGGCTCTTCCTGGCCGCGAACATGCTGGGCCTCGCGCGACGCGCCTTCGACGACGCGGTCACCTACGTCCGCGAGCGCGAGCAGTTCGGCCGGCCCGTCGGCTCCTTCCAGGCGCTGCGGCACCGGATCGCCGACCTCGCCACCGAGCTCGAGTGCACCAGGCTGCTGGTGCGTGAGGTGGCTCTGGACTGCGACGCCCAGCCGGACAAGCTGTTCCCGCGCGAGGCGTCGATGGCCAAGCTGAAGGCGACCGAGATCGCCAAGCGAGCCGCGCTGGAGGGCATGCAGATGATGGGTGGTTACGGCTACACCACGGAGTTCGACATGGAACGCCATCTGCGGGCCGCGGTGGTCTCTACGGTCTACGGCGGGACCAGCGAGATCCAGCGGGACGTCATCGGCAAGAGCTACGGCCTCTGA